A genomic stretch from Larimichthys crocea isolate SSNF chromosome XXII, L_crocea_2.0, whole genome shotgun sequence includes:
- the LOC104935531 gene encoding trichohyalin-like gives MENTKQLEDKQTKMETIKRQRQLTCQVMEEIEQLLEKAQTDWNEIDYLKTKTEQQQQAIDTLTAEKHEQSFLIKRLRSQMENVIEKLKENKNEAAREKLQLQKTLAEIYQEKETLERRCNEIMNERHRVEMIKYDQSKSQRRKEPVEQEMMERMLSLMNQNKKIMLEAKKAKEQMEKDMVDIKQELKRNKNIITQHRDEIERFKCNMNVNVNKMTQRWTEAQMQKEREEDGKDAFDTVRIKFRRCWEEVEKLWGALEDCEQQDLRTGADPPKQRQDMKVTQVEGDTQRQKQDIENKLAQVQSERDTIERMKAEIQTQRENIKRDAQLVKAEMDTLKCLRESTERKNQELDDKLQMTRKEIRELEVLKSETEIKKKELEKVIRMSRRKKEEREHAKENMEVNAQQSNEEDGELKGVIHEIEGLRKMLRSVRENTEQSRRDMTEEKSQIKWMNFQAKKKKWALDQQLEKIVRERDELEIVKIKIQRQRDKVQEKLEDAVTAVLTLGQMKAEIKKAVAEMNDTREEMLKAQREMEEDKGTVQKHRDQLTSMKARISRWISAESAIKKTFSVNTSELQESQRDQTSEILTDKEETEDKIRKEATSLQQSITSEESKQRQELRFTAVDIKQEQSVFFHEEIHEELAINESEKVEVENQISELKEREEAIREQLTYAMKNMEDKHEEIKRLVMEIIDLQSQRPETDTGLLRETGNVEERVTGLLKEIEQKYILRTNVLKHETIKYEVQKEENGDTVKQEQTDESDLMRLDAEKQKGKDIQTQTENMDGSYSKKDTGSAERLKEEIYKTQEIMRSVKLELEYEAEERNTHKDHQDEGGEETEALLQDMKQFQELLMTVSTAMRQSEMHLKEEMDNVKWMKTAVKKQRREVDQRLEKTMREKDELNLLRIKMQRQTEEKWEKMAEVKSTMEKIAAETGKKSKDMEIIMKETDVKLRQLEDLNYTTEARNQELENRYLLISQERANLEKLRTEMQQKMENTESKHVGMDAEKDKIATIGMGEKMGQMENEIVRLRSEKEKLEEYKKLAMDTLDQKNSEIEELKKAITEEVKQKTERTETEMLKQQIQVEQENVRTARQQVEAEIHEMNRLRESIERQKSELDDKVHTTKREMREMELLKSELETKKKESEQVFRKSMRKKAESEMMWNEMQREKQSLRRDTKKRRKELDQRLEKTMRQRDELEILRIKLHRQKEELANDIQEYTEKAEMGHQDSKITNSITELENMRQKIQVHLEIIRGEMGILENVNVHLEKQTENLNTLKAENKTVRDNMSKIKSQITRQAQTERDEMIQMWDDIQKQKQELEIRLENIKRERREMEVLKSELEIKQRETQQMIRKGIRKEQEVKGEKVSLRRETEKRKKELDQRLERIIRERDELEIMKLKLQGEKDKSKVGTKESEVSSSTETPSQIQKHWERLQICLEKCELIKKHGEDLKEELKDEKQLMDAQVKTINQAREEMEHTTMEIKKQKEMVTCALENMRQKLKQEEGIEMTRKSIKEGKEGIVDFEKPEELFVRGKEIQKDEAMMLQLNIVAENEDLEKLKANLQQEREDLDKEKLDLELMRSDIQNQTHMLEIDKQIIKEERDKLDIMKAELQNQKEHSESLFSEMNREKTITEELTLQIKRERDELQNVMDMITLKQKEQELKERELERLKRELEISKSNVLTEREELEELRKDLNKKKEEVEAAMNKISGDRAQLIKVETDDEKEREMFSDEMDRMKNERSELKIREEQLMNQMKSMETLRVKLQQLKQRMSEDMKNKMDSLQQNTEVVQKLCTESEQKLTELDEQKENIAGCREVLEREREGLKCILSDMATKREDMENQLKKKFELEKQDLENLKAELKQEREDLDRVNEMMNKEKMDLELMRSDIQKQTHILEEDKQVIQEERDRIDVTKAELQKQKEHVDSLLSEINREKTNIEEMSLQVKRERDELGDVMNMITLKQKEQELKEEELERLKQELETGKSNVLTEREELEISMKDLNKKKQELEAAMNMITGEREQLIKMKTDDEIERKMLSDERDRMEDERSELKIREEQLMSQMKSMETLRVKLQQLKQRMSEDMKNKMDSLQQNTEVVQKLCTESEQKLTELDEQKENIAGCREVLEREREGLKCILSDMATKREDMENQLKKKFELEKQDLERLEAELKQEREDLDRVNEMMNKEKMDLELMRSDIQKQTHILEQDKQVIKEERDRFDVMKTDLQKQKEHVDSLLSELNLEKTNIEDLSLQVKQERDELGDVMNMITLKQKEQKLKEEELERLKQELETSKSNVLTEREELEELRKDLNRKKEEVESAMVRIKDEMSDLLLREEQLNNQMKAIETLRVKLQKLNEQMSEDMKNKMDSLQQNIEVVQKLCTESEQKLTELDEQKENIAGCREVLEREREGLKCILSDMATKREDMENQLKKKFELEKQDLENLKAELKQEREDLDRVNEMMNKEKMDLELMRSDIQKQTHMLEEDKQVIKEERDKLDITKTDLEKQKEHVDSLLSELNREKTNIGELNLQVKRERDELGDVMNMITLKQKEQELKEEELERLKQELETSKSNVLTEREELEELRKDLNKKKEEVEASMVRIKDEMSDLLLREEQLNNQMKSMENLKVKLRQFNEQMSKDMKNKMDSLQQNTEVVQKLCTESEQKLTELDEQKENIAGCREVLEREREGLKCILSDMATKREDMENQLKKKFELEKQDLENLKAELKQEREDLDRVNEMMNKEKIDLELMRSDIQKQTHMLERERQVIQEERDRLDIMKAELNREKTNIEELTLQIKGERDEVGDVLNMITLKQKEQELKEEELERLKQELEISKSNVLTEKEELEELRKDLNKKKEEIMASMNNISGEREQLIKMKTDNEKERERILDVKDRMEDERSEMKIREEQLVNQKKSIETLRVKLQQVNEWMSEDMKNKMDSLQQNTEVVQKLCTESEQKLTELDEQKENIAGCREVLEREREGLKCILSDMATKREDMENQLKKKFELEKQDLENLKAELKQEREDLDRVNEMMNREKMDLELMRSDIQKQTHMLEQGQDLTEEKLEITISDKQEQPDCTVDETNQEKEQLYQTETNIEKTSVERELYELKHRVEQLTSVINSMGHLRVKLKQLSQRAHGDFRENMDILEQKKGDILQMKSIMELKCDDLVEQARRITGLYHLIQEEKKVMETLKFDKEAQTEVVEFEGDRYIRQTHVSTQTLEHQWKLEEDKYPTRDDVTDGKTSRRDYLRNMWKDTQTERKEIDQMKRRGHEVRNNMEKRLQVINQFVRRTLLQKEPKEPSEKTNLDQGLSKDTTCHTDCKIDHNALDEKYAELEQLKVRMLSEIDKLQVREKVSARTTSDKGNQTFQVDVTTGGATEQASSTMHREADEAPETSSGLLCQLRHYCYRCCCPCCSCCQQACPEEA, from the exons ATGGAAAACACCAAGCAATtagaagacaaacaaaccaaaatggaaactattaaaagacaaagacaattAACATGCCAAGTAATGGAGGAGATTGAACAACTATTGGAAAAGGCGCAAACTGATTGGAATGAAATCGACTACCTGAAGACAAAGACggagcagcaacagcaggccATCgacacactgacagctgaaaaacaCGAGCAGTCCTTCTTGATCAAAAGACTGAGATCACAGATGGAAAATGTGATCGAGAAACTCAAAGAGAATAAAAACGAAGCCGCTCGAGAAAAACTTCAACTCCAGAAAACGCTGGCTGAAATCTACCAAGAAAAGGAAACTCTGGAAAGAAGATGTAACGAGATCATGAATGAGCGACACAGGGTGGAAATGATCAAGTACGATCAGTCAAaatcacaaagaagaaaagaacccGTGGAGCaggagatgatggagaggaTGCTGAGTCTAATGAaccaaaataagaaaataatgctCGAGGCAAAGAAGGCAAAAGaacagatggagaaagacaTGGTGGACATTAAGCAAGAGTtaaagaggaataaaaacatcatcacacaacacagagatgaAATTGAGCGCTTCAAATGTaacatgaatgtaaatgttaacaAGATGACGCAAAGGTGGACGGAAGCTCaaatgcagaaagaaagagaggaggatggaaaagACGCATTTGACACTGTGAGGATAAAATTCAGAAGATgttgggaggaggtggagaaactTTGGGGTGCACTGGAAGACTGTGAACAACAAGACCTGAGGACAGGAGCTGACCCTCCGAAGCAAAGACAGGACATGAAGGTAACGCAGGTGGAGGGCGATACGCAAAGGCAAAAACAAGACATAGAGAACAAGTTGGCACAGGTTCAGTCTGAAAGAGACACGATAGAAAGAATGAAAGCTGAAATACAGAcgcagagagaaaacatcaaGAGAGACGCCCAGTTAGTCAAAGCAGAAATGGACACATTGAAGTGTTTGAGGGAAAGTACCGAGAGGAAAAACCAGGAGCTGGATGACAAGTTACAAATGACAAGGAAAGAGATAAGAGAGCTGGAAGTTCTAAAATCAGagactgaaataaagaaaaaagagctgGAAAAAGTGATAAGAATGAGCcggagaaagaaggaagagcGTGAACATGcgaaagaaaacatggaggtGAACGCTCAACAAAGTAACGAGGAAGACGGCGAATTGAAGGGAGTGATTCACGAAATAGAAGGACTCAGAAAGATGCTGCGAagtgtgagagaaaacacagagcagagcaggagagacatgacagaagaaaagagcCAAATCAAATGGATGAACTTtcaagcaaagaagaagaaatgggcGTTGGACCAACAGCTGGAGAAGATcgtgagagagagggatgagttAGAAATCGTGAAGATCAAGATACAACGACAAAGAGACAAGGTGCAGGAAAAGCTGGAAGATGCAGTAACTGCAGTTCTGACTCTGGGTCAGatgaaagctgaaataaaaaaagctgtaGCAGAGATGAACGACACCCGGGAGGAAATGCTCAAAGCCCAAcgggagatggaggaggacaaGGGAACCGTCCAGAAACACAGG gatCAGCTGACTTCCATGAAAGCTCGTATCAGCAGATGGATATCAGCAGAATCTGCAATCAAAAAGACTTTTTCAGTGAATACATCTGAACTTCAAGAATCACAGAGAGATCAAACATCAGAAATCCtcacagacaaagaagaaacagaagataaaATTAGAAAAGAGGCCACGTCTCTGCAACAATCTATAACTTCAGAAGAGAGCAAACAGAGACAAGAACTCAGGTTCACTGCAGTGGATATTAAACAAGAGCAGAGTGTTTTCTTCCATGAAGAAATCCATGAAGAATTAGCcataaatgaaagtgaaaaggtAGAAGTGGAAAACCAGATATCTGAGctcaaggagagagaggaggcaatAAGGGAGCAGTTAACGTATGCAATGAAGAACATGGAGGACAAACATGAAGAGATTAAAAGACTCGTCATGGAAATAATTGACCTGCAGAGCCAGAGACCAGAAACTGACACTGGGTTACTCAGGGAAACTGGAAATGTGGAGGAAAGGGTGACTGGACTCCTGAAAGAAATagaacagaaatacattttgaggACCAACgttctgaaacatgaaacaattaAATATGAAGTGCAAAAAGAAGAGAATGGAGATACGGtgaaacaagaacaaactgATGAGTCTGACTTGATGAGATTGGATGCTgagaaacaaaaaggtaaagacatacagacacaaactgagAACATGGATGGAAGTTATTCTAAAAAGGACACAGGAAGTGCTGAAAGACTTAAAGAAGAGATttataaaacacaagaaatcatGAGATCAGTGAAACTGGAACTCGAATATGAAGCTGAAGAACGTAACACCCACAAAGATCATCAGGATGAAGGCGGTGAAGAAACTGAAGCATTGCTCCAAGACATGAAGCAATTCCAAGAGCTTTTGATGACGGTAAGCACTGCAATGAGGCAAAGTGAAATGCATCTGAAGGAAGAAATGGACAACGTGAAATGGATGAAAACTGCagtgaaaaaacagagaagagaagtggATCAAAGGTTGGAGAAAACCATGCGAGAGAAAGACGAATTAAATCtattaagaataaaaatgcagaGACAAACTGAGGAAAAGTGGGAGAAAATGGCAGAAGTTAAGAGTACCATGGAGAAAATAGCAGCTGAAACtggaaagaaaagtaaagacatGGAGATTATTATGAAGGAGACCGACGTAAAACTGAGACAGTTAGAAGACCTGAACTATACGACTGAGGCTCGAAATCAAGAACTGGAAAACCGCTATCTTTTAATATCTCAGGAAAGAGCCAACCTGGAAAAACTCAGGACTGAAATGCagcaaaaaatggaaaatactgAAAGTAAACATGTTGGAATGGATGCAGAAAAGGACAAAATAGCCACAATCGGAATGGGTGAAAAAATGGggcaaatggaaaatgaaatcgTCAGACTCAGATCAGAAAAGGAGAAACTGGAGGAATATAAAAAACTGGCAATGGACACTTTGGAtcagaaaaacagtgaaattgaAGAACTGAAAAAGGCAATAACTGAGGAAGTGAAACAGAAAACCGAGCGGACCGAGACTGAGATGCTGAAACAACAAATACAAGTAGAGCAGGAGAACGTGAGAACGGCAAGACAACAAGTCGAGGCAGAAATACACGAGATGAACCGATTAAGGGAGAGCATCGAAAGACAGAAATCAGAGCTGGATGACAAAGTGCACACAACcaaaagagaaatgagagaaatggAGCTGCTGAAGTCAGAgctggaaacaaagaaaaaagaaagtgaacagGTTTTTAGAAAGAGCATgagaaaaaaggcagagagtGAAATGATGTGGAACGAAATGCAAAGAGAAAAGCAATCACTGAGGAGAGATactaaaaagagaagaaaagaattAGACCAAAGACTGGAGAAAACCATGAGACAGAGGGATGAGTTAGAAATACTGAGGATAAAACTGCATCGGCAAAAGGAAGAGCTGGCTAACGACATCCAAGAATACACGGAGAAAGCTGAAATGGGGCACCAGGATTCAAAAATCACTAATTCCATAACTGAACTTGAAAACATGAGACAAAAGATACAAGTACATTTGGAAATAATTAGAGGAGAAATGGGAATTCTcgaaaatgtaaatgtacatttagagaaacaaacagaaaatctcaACACATTAAAAGCTGAAAACAAGACAGTGAGAGACAACATGAGCAAAATTAAATCACAGATTACAAGACAAGcccaaacagagagagatgaaatgatCCAGATGTGGGATGATatccagaaacaaaaacaggagcTTGAAATTCGACTAGAgaacataaagagagagagaagagagatggaaGTATTGAAGTCTGAGTTAGAAatcaaacaaagagaaactcaACAGATGATCCGAAAGGGTATTCGAAAAGAGCAGGAAGTTAAAGGAGAAAAAGTTTCCCTACGGAGGGAGACGGAGAAGCGAAAGAAAGAGCTCGACCAGCGACTGGAGAGGATCATCAGAGAGAGGGATGAACTAGAGATCATGAAACTGAAGCTGCAAGGAGAAAAAGACAAGAGCAAAGTCGGAACGAAAGAGTCAGAGGTGTCGTCCAGCACAGAAACTCCAAGTCAAATTCAAAAGCACTGGGAACGACTTCAGATATGTTTGGAGAAATGTGAACTCATTAAAAAGCACGGTGAAGATTTGAAAGAAGAACTTAAAGATGAAAAGCAGCTCATGGACGCCCAGGTGAAAACGATAAACCAAGCAAGAGAGGAGATGGAACATACCACAAtggagattaaaaaacaaaaggaaatggtGACATGTGCTTTAGAGAACATGCGGCAAAAGCTAAAACAAGAGGAGGGAATCGAGATGACCAGGAAGTCGataaaggaaggaaaggaagggatCGTAGATTTTGAGAAACCTGAAGAGTTATTCgtgagaggaaaagagattCAAAAAGACGAGGCAATGATGCTGCAGCTAAATATTGTTGCTGAAAATGAAGATCTTGAAAAGCTGAAGGCAAATCTacaacaagagagagaagatCTGGACAAAGAGAAACTGGACTTAGAGCTGATGAGGTCGGATATCCAGAATCAAACTCACATGTTAGAAATAGATAAACAAATtataaaagaggaaagagacaaaCTGGACATCATGAAAGCTGAGCTACAAAATCAGAAAGAACACTCAGAGAGTCTGTTTTCTGagatgaacagagagaaaaccatCACTGAGGAGCTGACCCTTCAGattaagagagaaagagatgaactTCAAAACGTCATGGACATGATtaccttaaaacaaaaagaacaagaacttAAAGAACGGGAATTGGAAAGATTAAAACGAGAACTTGAAATCAGTAAGAGTAATGtgctgacagaaagagaagaactaGAAGAATTAAGGAAAGAtctcaacaagaagaaagaagaggttgAAGCTGCAATGAACAAGATCAGTGGAGATAGAGCACAACTTATTAAAGTGGAGACTGATgatgaaaaggagagagaaatgttttcgGATGAAATGGACAGGATGAAGAATGAAAGATCTGAGCTGAAAATCAGAGAAGAACAACTGatgaatcaaatgaaatcaatggAAACTCTGAGAGTAAAACTTCAACAGTTGAAACAACGAATGAgtgaagacatgaaaaacaaaatggacagtttgcaacaaaacactgaagttgtgcaaaagctgtgcactgaatctgaacaaaagctcacagaacttgatgaacaaaaagaaaacattgctggttgcagagaggtgttggagagagaaagggaaggtctgaaatgtatactgtcagacatgGCCACCAAGAGAGAAGACATGGAAAATCAAttgaagaagaagtttgagttGGAAAAACAAGATCTTGAAAATCTGAAGGCAGAActgaagcaagagagagaggatctggatagagtgaatgagatgatgaacaaagaaaagatggacttGGAGCTGATGAGGTCTGACAtccagaaacaaactcacataTTAGAAGAAGATAAACAAGTTAtacaagaagaaagagacaggatTGATGTCACGAAGGCTGagctacaaaaacagaaagaacatgTAGACAGTCTGTTATCTGAGATAAACCGAGAGAAAACCAACATTGAGGAGATGAGTCTTCAGGTAAAGCGAGAAAGAGATGAACTTGGAGATGTCATGAACATGATtaccttaaaacaaaaagaacaagaactgaaggaagaggaactgGAAAGACTCAAACAAGAACTGGAAACCGGTAAGAGTAATGTgctcacagaaagagaagaactaGAAATTTCTATGAAAGATctcaacaagaagaaacaagaaCTTGAAGCTGCCATGAACATGAtcactggagagagagaacaactcattaaaatgaagactgatgatgaaatagagagaaaaatgctttcggatgaaagagacagaatggAAGATGAAAGATCTGAGCTGAAGATCAGAGAAGAACAACTCATGAGTCAAATGAAATCAATGGAAACTCTGAGAGTAAAACTTCAACAGTTGAAACAACGAATGAgtgaagacatgaaaaacaaaatggacagtttgcaacaaaacactgaagttgtgcaaaagctgtgcactgaatctgaacaaaagctcacagaacttgatgaacaaaaagaaaacattgctggttgcagagaggtgttggagagagaaagggaaggtctaaaatgtatactgtcagacatgGCCACCAAGAGAGAAGACATGGAAAATCaactgaagaagaagtttgagttGGAAAAACAAGATCTTGAAAGACTGGAGGCAGAActgaagcaagagagagaggatctggatagagtgaatgagatgatgaacaaagaaaagatggacttGGAGCTGATGAGGTCTGACAtccagaaacaaactcacataTTAGAACAAGATAAACAAgttataaaagaagaaagagacaggttTGATGTCATGAAGACTGAtctacaaaaacagaaagaacatgTAGACAGTCTGTTATCTGAGCTAAACTTGGAGAAAACCAACATTGAGGATCTGAGTCTTCAGGTAAAGCAAGAAAGAGATGAACTTGGAGATGTCATGAACATGATtaccttaaaacaaaaagaacaaaaactgaaggaagaggaactgGAAAGACTCAAACAAGAACTGGAAACCAGTAAGAGTAATGTgctcacagaaagagaagaactaGAAGAATTAAGGAAGGATCTcaacaggaagaaagaagaggttgAATCTGCCATGGTCAGAATTAAAGATGAAATGTCTGACCTGTTATTGAGAGAAGAACAACTCAACAATCAAATGAAAGCAATAGAAACTCTGAGAGTAAAACTTCAAAAACTAAATGAACAAATGAgtgaagacatgaaaaacaaaatggacagtTTGCAACAAAACATTGAAGTTGTACAAAAGCTGTGCACTGAATCTGAACAAAAGCTCACAGAActtgatgaacaaaaagaaaacattgctggttgcagagaggtgttggagagagaaagggaaggtctgaaatgtatactgtcagacatgGCCACCAAGAGAGAAGACATGGAAAATCAAttgaagaagaagtttgagttGGAAAAACAAGATCTTGAAAATCTGAAGGCAGAActgaagcaagagagagaggatctggatagagtgaatgagatgatgaacaaagaaaagatggacttGGAGCTGATGAGGTCTGACAtccagaaacaaactcacatgttAGAAGAAGATAAGCAAgttataaaagaagaaagagacaagtTGGACATCACAAAGACTGATCTAGAAAAGCAAAAGGAACATGTAGACAGTCTGTTATCTGAgttaaacagagagaaaaccaacATTGGGGAGCTGAACCTTCAGGTAAAGCGAGAAAGAGATGAACTTGGAGATGTCATGAACATGATtaccttaaaacaaaaagaacaagaactgaaggaagaggaactgGAAAGACTCAAACAAGAACTGGAAACCAGTAAGAGTAATGTgctcacagaaagagaagaactggAAGAATTAAGGAAGGAtctcaacaagaagaaagaagaggttgAAGCTTCCATGGTCAGAATTAAAGATGAAATGTCTGACCTGTTGTTGAGAGAAGAACAACTCaacaatcaaatgaaatcaatggAAAATCTGAAAGTAAAACTTCGACAATTCAATGAACAGATGAgcaaagacatgaaaaacaaaatggacagtttgcaacaaaacactgaagttgtgcaaaagctgtgcactgaatctgaacaaaagctcacagaacttgatgaacaaaaagaaaacattgctggttgcagagaggtgttggagagagaaagggaaggtctgaaatgtatactgtcagacatgGCCACCAAGAGAGAAGACATGGAAAATCAAttgaagaagaagtttgagttGGAAAAACAAGATCTTGAAAATCTGAAGGCAGAActaaagcaagagagagaggatctggatagagtgaatgagatgatgaacaaagaaaagataGACTTGGAGCTGATGAGGTCTGACATCCAGAAACAAACCCACATGTTAGAACGAGAAAGACAAGTTAtacaagaagaaagagacaggttGGATATCATGAAGGCTGAGCTAAATAGAGAGAAAACCAACATTGAGGAGCTGACCCTTCAGATtaaaggagaaagagatgaagtTGGAGATGTCCTGAACATGATtaccttaaaacaaaaagaacaagaactgaAAGAAGAGGAACTGGAAAGACTCAAACAAGAACTGGAAATCAGTAAGAGTAATGTGctaacagaaaaagaagaactaGAAGAATTAAGGAAGGAtctcaacaagaagaaagaagagattATGGCTTCCATGAACAACatcagtggagagagagaacaactcattaaaatgaagactgacaatgaaaaagagagagaaaggatttTGGACGTAAAGGACAGAATGGAAGATGAAAGGTCTGAGATGAAGATCAGAGAAGAACAACTTGTGAATCAAAAGAAATCAATAGAAACTCTGAGAGTAAAACTTCAACAAGTCAATGAATGGATGAgtgaagacatgaaaaacaaaatggacagtttgcaacaaaacactgaagttgtgcaaaagctgtgcactgaatctgaacaaaagctcacagaacttgatgaacaaaaagaaaacattgctggttgcagagaggtgttggagagagaaagggaaggtctgaaatgtatactgtcagacatgGCCACCAAGAGAGAAGACATGGAAAATCAAttgaagaagaagtttgagttGGAAAAACAAGATCTTGAAAATCTGAAGGCAGAActgaagcaagagagagaggatctggATAGAGTGAATGAGATGATGAACAGAGAAAAGATGGACTTGGAGCTGATGAGGTCTGACAtccagaaacaaactcacatgttagaaca AGGGCAAGATCTCACAGAGGAAAAGTTGGAGATCACAATAAGCGATAAACAGGAACAGCCTGATTGCACTGTTGATGAAACGAATCAAGAAAAAGAACAA